From the genome of Vicia villosa cultivar HV-30 ecotype Madison, WI linkage group LG2, Vvil1.0, whole genome shotgun sequence, one region includes:
- the LOC131647011 gene encoding uncharacterized protein LOC131647011, with protein MGGTASTPQTHTLKTSDPPLRPTKLLVNVSIENTLGAIQVLMSPENTVGDLVKVALITYEKEKRRPLLKETDPKHYQLHYSPYTLQSLKENEKLKNLVSRNFFLCSN; from the exons ATGGGTGGTACCGCTTCAACTCCTCAGACACATACGTTGAAAACCAGCGACCCTCCTCTTCGACCAACGAAACTTCTTGTTAATGTTTCTATCGAGAACACGTTGGGTGCAATTCAGGTGCTGATGTCGCCGGAAAATACCGTCGGCGATTTAGTAAAGGTGGCATTGATTACTTACGAGAAGGAGAAGAGAAGACCGCTATTGAAAGAGACCGATCCAAAACACTATCAACTTCACTATTCTCCTTACACCCTCCAAA GTTTGAAGGaaaatgaaaaattgaagaaCTTGGTGTCAAGGAATTTCTTTCTGTGCTCAAATTAA